TCAAAATTTTGAGTTCATGATCTTTATTTTACAGAAGTTAAACAACAAATGGGTCCCTTGACAACACAACAAGCGGAGTCACTATCCTCTGATAATCACCAGGATAGCTTTGGAGAGGAGAAAAGTGAGGAGAAAGTTGAGATACTGCAAAGTGAAAGTGAAGAAAGTaaaacaggtacaaacaaggaTCTTCTTTTGCATAAAGAAAATAGTGAAGCTAATGAAACTAGCATTAGTGATGATGTGGGTGCTAGTCAGTCATCTGAGGTTGTTGATCTCACTAATATTCACTCCAATGAAAAAGCTGCCCAAAAGGAATCAGCTCTTACTGGCGTTTTAGTTTCTGTTGAAGCCAATGATTCCTTCGTTGTGCCGAGCATTCATACTAAAAATGGCAGCCCAGCTAATGATAATACTAATGAACCAAAAGCAGAGGACCGTCTCGATGTTACCCTAGCTGCTGAAAGTACCAGCGTaccaaaatcagataatcatgTTGATGCCAAAATCTTGGTCCCATCTATATTGGATAGTAGGCCGGAAAATGTTGCTGACTATCCAAATGGGCTCTCTAGTTCAGTTGAGTCACTGGTGGATGACGCCGTTGAATTAAACACTATCCCTGAAGAATATGAGGAGTCCAGAAGCTTGCCTTCAACAGGGGATGTTGATACGGGAAATAAACTTTTGACAGTGGGTGCTCACTCAGATAAAAATTTGGGAGTTTCTGTTGATGGAGATGATAAATATCTGgaaaatttaaacatcattggctCAGCTGGAGTGTCCTCGGTGCCGGAAATAGCCAATCAATTTGGAAATGAACTGCACGAAAATTATTATAATGATATCAATGTTAACAGATCCTTTTTTGTTTCTACAAATCCTGGAATTTTTTTCACTTCAGCTGGCATACCTGCTCCATCTGTTGTCTCTACAGCTCTGCAGGCTCCACCAGGAAAGGTTTTGGTTCCAGCTGCTGTTGATCAACTCCAAAGTCTGGCATTATCcgctttaaaagatttgaaggtATGTTTCTAACTACTCCAGCTATTATTCATTTGGGCTATATACATTGCATACCCCTTAAGTTCAAAACTGCAGTTTCTTCTTTCGTTTTTTGGTTTCTGGTTGTGCCACGTGCTTTTTCAACTAGCTCCTGTCGAGAAATGTTCAAGAAgccaaaaaagagagaaaaaaccAATCTAATGCCAGCTCACAGTGGCTTGCGCATGCGCACACTCACACACAAGATCGTCATAATCTTAATACTATGATGATCTTTCCGATGATCTAGAGATTGAGCTGTAAATGTAAATTCTTGTGTGAAGATTTGAAACCCCATTTTTAATTCCGTAGCTCTTCTAGGTGATTGAAGATGATGTTCAACCTGGAGATTTATGTACCCGCCGAGAGTATGCGCGTTGGTTGGTCGTAGCGAGCGGTATTCTTACCAGGTAATGAGTCTTTCTTTATTGAGTGTCATATGAGATATTCACATCCTGTTAAAATATTACGGGTGGAATGATATGGCTGTGCGTtataatttattgattttatccTAGGAGCACAACGTCGAAAGTCTACCCTGCTATGTACATTGAAAATATTTCTGAACTTGCATTTGATGACATTAAACCAGATGACCCTGATTTCCCATCAATTCAAGGTGAAAACTTGACTTTGGATACTGTTTTAAAAGTTctcataaaattatatattttggtaTGTTGCATTATCTTCTAAATGAGTTTGGCTTTTGTTAGGCTTGGCCGAAGCTGGACTTATTGCCAGCAAGCTTTCAAGGCACGACATGCAGTCATCTCTAGATGAATACCCAAGTCCTTTATTATTCTTTCCTGAAAGGTGTGCATATTTCCCATGAGCCTACTGTCATCCTGCCATTAGGTTACTGTTCTCTTGAAgataaaatttacttttatagcAATGTACTATAAATTTATGAATACTAAGAAGACAATCTGAAACATCCTTtcttttttaactttaaaatataataaatactaaattttttttaaaaacgttTTCCTCTAAACTTTGAAACAATCCatcataaataaactaatatttaaaaatctcaaatgcataaaaatccataattcGTCAACCATAAAATCATACGTCAATTTAAACGAAAACTCaacattaaaatttcaaaaccatagCATAACATCTTTACTAACataatcctcaaaaatttaatttaaaactttaaacttaAGTGTAGtagtgcggaaaataaaagtcCCTCAGGAGTGTACTGCCGGACCCGATCCAATCAAGCGTCAGCGCAtccctcaaaatcatcctcccctgcaaccatccaaacctagtgagtctaatgactcagtacGTTCTAACTATACGAAATGAATAATACATATATAGGCGAATGtgtttaaaatcatacttttatttaaataagctGGCATAAAACTCGTAAGcgtaaataatcataaatcattaaatcataaagCTTTTCATCATCGtgtatcattttgggtgaagtttgatccttgaaagtgactatctTTTATCATGTCATTCTGtagtcgactgatcagtctatATACACCAAGTACCTGGGGGCGGGGTGTTAGCAAGTCTCATCACTGAGCCGTGGCcaaatatggaaatacgatcttgggtttcctctggggccttctctcgTAAACGGGCTGTCTCTAGGGTCTTTtctctcacgatattcccatttgTAAGCTCACCAttccttcttaaaacggatccctCACATATCCTccatgtcacagtcaattcacatccttcaaaatatttttcctttcattttattataaaatatcgcgtccttaaaaatcgtaaaaatagcATTTTGGGAAAATCGTGCAGCCTTtgtatatatcataaaaatatcctaTTTTCAgtgtaaaagt
The DNA window shown above is from Primulina huaijiensis isolate GDHJ02 chromosome 12, ASM1229523v2, whole genome shotgun sequence and carries:
- the LOC140990524 gene encoding uncharacterized protein isoform X2, giving the protein MGPLTTQQAESLSSDNHQDSFGEEKSEEKVEILQSESEESKTGTNKDLLLHKENSEANETSISDDVGASQSSEVVDLTNIHSNEKAAQKESALTGVLVSVEANDSFVVPSIHTKNGSPANDNTNEPKAEDRLDVTLAAESTSVPKSDNHVDAKILVPSILDSRPENVADYPNGLSSSVESLVDDAVELNTIPEEYEESRSLPSTGDVDTGNKLLTVGAHSDKNLGVSVDGDDKYLENLNIIGSAGVSSVPEIANQFGNELHENYYNDINVNRSFFVSTNPGIFFTSAGIPAPSVVSTALQAPPGKVLVPAAVDQLQSLALSALKDLKVIEDDVQPGDLCTRREYARWLVVASGILTRSTTSKVYPAMYIENISELAFDDIKPDDPDFPSIQGLAEAGLIASKLSRHDMQSSLDEYPSPLLFFPESPLSRQDLVSWKLALEKRQLPVVDRKTLQQLSGFMDIDKINLDAWPALVADLAAGEQGIITLAFGYTRLFQPEKPVTKAQAAIALSTGDAATVVSDELARIEAESMAENAVAAHNALIAQVEKDLNASNEKELFQEKEKIDAVQKLAEEARREVELLRAEREERNLALMKDRAAVDSEMEMLSRLRREVEEQLQTLTSDRVEVSHEKERVSKLRRDAETENQEIARLQYELEVERKALSMARAWAEDEMKRAREQAKALEEARNRWESRGIKVVVDNDLREEEDTGVPWLDTGKQSSVEGTFERSDNLVDKLRTMAARVSGNCKNTINKIIERIVSLISILKEKTLKVGKRVGELKNTAKSNLNVSLQGMQRGSVGFASSVSEGAKRVAGDWKDGVERLSQKFKA